The following proteins are co-located in the Desulfovibrio intestinalis genome:
- the pyk gene encoding pyruvate kinase, translating into MRTKIVATIGPASNSREKLQELAEAGVSVFRLNFSHGSAADFVTIIKNIREVEQVIGRPITIMQDLSGPKIRLGTVPEGTIDVDKGMHLLLGASADRTDEMPYLPFDHEVILESLDPGDRMVLADGGLQFIVKERRPDGRVLLEADNAGIVTSRKGLALPGKATKVRALTDKDKKDLADGLKLGVDAVAISYVQTADDVREAKELIAAAGLKLPVVVKLERQSAVDNLAEILAETDVVMVARGDLGVECPLPLLPALQKRIISACNKASKPVIVATQMLLSMVNSPAPTRAETTDVANAVLDGADCVMLSEETAMGNFPVETVRYMRRITDEAEKLLLLNHRLEEPDADKGIPEFLAYSACLLADKAQAKAIVSHSLSGSSARQVSARRPPQQIYALTPDPVTVKALNFVWGVKPAFVASPQDEESHLVRAEHFIHNSADFDPDDCAVITAGQVKGSSATPRGTNLVKIYWK; encoded by the coding sequence ATGAGAACTAAAATTGTTGCCACCATAGGACCCGCGTCCAATAGCAGAGAAAAGCTGCAAGAGCTTGCGGAAGCAGGCGTCAGTGTTTTTCGCCTCAACTTTTCGCACGGTTCTGCCGCAGACTTCGTAACCATCATAAAAAATATACGCGAGGTTGAGCAGGTCATTGGCAGGCCCATCACCATCATGCAGGACCTTTCTGGCCCTAAAATCCGTCTCGGAACGGTGCCCGAAGGCACTATTGACGTAGACAAAGGCATGCATCTGCTGCTGGGCGCAAGCGCTGACCGCACCGACGAAATGCCCTACCTGCCTTTTGACCACGAAGTCATTCTGGAAAGCCTTGACCCCGGCGACCGCATGGTGCTGGCGGACGGCGGACTTCAGTTCATCGTGAAAGAACGCCGCCCGGATGGCCGTGTGCTTCTGGAAGCAGACAATGCGGGCATTGTCACATCCCGCAAGGGCCTGGCCCTGCCCGGCAAGGCCACCAAGGTGCGCGCCCTGACTGACAAGGACAAAAAAGACCTTGCCGACGGCCTTAAGCTTGGTGTTGACGCCGTAGCCATTTCTTACGTTCAAACGGCTGACGACGTGCGCGAAGCCAAGGAACTCATTGCCGCCGCGGGCCTGAAACTGCCCGTGGTAGTCAAGCTTGAGCGCCAGAGCGCCGTGGACAATCTGGCTGAAATTCTGGCTGAAACAGATGTGGTTATGGTGGCGCGCGGCGATCTTGGCGTGGAATGCCCCCTGCCCTTGCTGCCCGCTCTGCAAAAGCGCATCATCAGCGCCTGCAACAAGGCCTCAAAGCCTGTTATTGTTGCCACGCAAATGCTGCTTTCAATGGTGAACAGCCCCGCCCCCACCCGCGCTGAAACCACAGACGTGGCCAATGCCGTTCTGGACGGAGCCGACTGCGTAATGCTTTCTGAAGAAACGGCCATGGGTAATTTTCCCGTGGAAACCGTGCGTTACATGCGGCGCATCACTGATGAAGCCGAAAAGCTGCTCTTGCTTAACCACAGGCTTGAAGAACCCGATGCAGACAAGGGCATTCCCGAGTTTCTGGCGTATTCGGCCTGCCTGCTGGCAGACAAGGCCCAGGCCAAAGCCATTGTGTCCCACAGCCTTTCCGGCAGTTCGGCCCGTCAGGTTTCCGCCAGGCGGCCTCCGCAGCAGATATACGCCCTCACGCCTGATCCCGTGACGGTCAAGGCCCTCAACTTTGTTTGGGGCGTCAAGCCCGCCTTTGTGGCGAGTCCGCAAGATGAAGAAAGCCACCTTGTCAGGGCCGAGCACTTCATCCACAACAGCGCCGACTTTGATCCCGATGACTGCGCCGTTATCACTGCTGGCCAGGTCAAGGGTTCTTCCGCCACCCCCAGAGGCACCAACCTTGTCAAAATCTATTGGAAGTAG
- a CDS encoding division/cell wall cluster transcriptional repressor MraZ — protein sequence MQKLFTKSLSRSLDPKGRLMLPPEYRDGLYAEGGTGAFWLTAYYGRLVAYLPEDWEKITEQLSRIPMPSPRLSHFKTKVMGLAQEMLPDAQGRVRIPQALMREAGLQKDVMLVGMLNKFEVWDQTRFDALELEDVSDELAASGVAISL from the coding sequence GTGCAAAAGCTCTTCACCAAAAGTCTCTCTCGCAGCCTAGACCCCAAGGGTCGTCTTATGCTGCCGCCGGAATACCGGGATGGGCTTTATGCGGAGGGCGGCACGGGCGCTTTTTGGCTTACAGCTTATTATGGCCGCCTTGTGGCCTATCTGCCTGAAGACTGGGAAAAGATCACAGAACAACTGAGCCGTATTCCCATGCCTTCTCCTCGTCTTTCACACTTCAAGACCAAGGTCATGGGGCTCGCGCAGGAAATGCTGCCCGATGCCCAGGGCCGAGTGCGCATTCCGCAAGCCCTCATGCGTGAAGCTGGCCTCCAGAAGGACGTCATGCTTGTGGGCATGCTCAACAAATTCGAAGTCTGGGATCAGACTCGCTTTGACGCTCTGGAGCTTGAGGACGTCTCCGACGAACTCGCTGCCAGCGGCGTGGCAATCAGCCTTTAG
- the rsmH gene encoding 16S rRNA (cytosine(1402)-N(4))-methyltransferase RsmH, whose product MMQTMHENAEQVRHVPVLPLETLAALAPRAGGRYLDGTLGMGGHASAVLASAPDIELCGLDRDEDALELAKQRLATFGARTHLFHCRYSGFADALGQLGWSKVDGALLDIGVSSLQLDEAGRGFSFYGDGPLDMRMDQSSGQPSAWHWVNRESFDKLKDCIATLGEEPQAGRIARAIVDARQKDAIDTTAQLANLVEKAYPAAWRAKARRHPATRTFQALRMAVNDELGELQRFLDQILAYLPVGGRLAVITFHSLEDRMVKQAMRHWAEGCRCARHIPRCVCGHQPEVRILHKKPVQAGSDELAVNPRASSAKLRAVEKIAEASGS is encoded by the coding sequence ATGATGCAAACCATGCACGAAAATGCAGAACAGGTTCGTCATGTGCCTGTTCTGCCTCTGGAAACGCTGGCCGCGCTGGCTCCGCGTGCCGGGGGGCGCTACCTGGATGGCACCCTTGGCATGGGCGGTCACGCCAGCGCTGTTCTGGCGTCTGCGCCAGATATAGAACTTTGTGGCCTTGACCGTGACGAAGATGCCCTGGAACTCGCAAAGCAGCGTCTGGCGACGTTCGGTGCGAGAACGCACTTGTTTCATTGCCGCTACAGTGGTTTTGCCGATGCTTTGGGCCAGCTTGGCTGGAGCAAGGTAGACGGCGCGTTGCTGGACATTGGCGTTTCATCTCTCCAGCTGGATGAGGCGGGGCGCGGTTTCAGCTTTTATGGCGACGGGCCGCTGGACATGCGGATGGACCAGAGTTCTGGTCAGCCTTCGGCATGGCATTGGGTCAACCGCGAAAGTTTTGACAAACTCAAGGATTGCATCGCCACCCTTGGCGAAGAGCCGCAGGCGGGGCGCATAGCCCGGGCCATTGTGGACGCCAGGCAAAAAGACGCCATAGATACTACGGCCCAGTTGGCTAACCTTGTGGAAAAAGCCTATCCGGCAGCCTGGCGGGCCAAGGCCCGGCGTCATCCGGCCACGCGCACATTTCAGGCTTTGCGCATGGCCGTTAACGATGAACTGGGCGAATTGCAGCGCTTTTTAGATCAAATTCTGGCCTATTTGCCTGTGGGAGGCCGTCTGGCCGTCATCACGTTTCATTCGCTGGAAGACCGTATGGTCAAGCAGGCCATGCGCCATTGGGCTGAAGGCTGCCGCTGTGCGAGACATATTCCGCGTTGCGTATGCGGGCATCAGCCCGAAGTGCGCATTTTACACAAAAAGCCCGTGCAAGCTGGTTCGGACGAGCTGGCTGTCAATCCTCGCGCAAGCAGCGCCAAGCTGCGGGCTGTGGAAAAAATAGCCGAGGCTTCCGGTTCATGA
- a CDS encoding penicillin-binding transpeptidase domain-containing protein — protein sequence MFKFNSRKGNRHTDAPRAEKVSRPAKRARVNASEGKVRFAWTEKFDWGRIRIKMVVVVFCLLWAGLWGRAWYLQMVEGPRLAERARRQHTASELVTGRRGMIFDRNGQVLARSIEARSVYARPQEIEDFKAMANTLGPILGIEPQKLYDDLSQTKRRFVWIKRKVDDFTAEAVHKTNIAGIGLSKEYDRVYPFKHMAGQVLGFVGMDDKGLEGIERSMEARLGCTPTRQIVQRDAMGRRFYLHEEGQSEPRGQDLTLTIDVQMQFIVEEAVARAVKEYDARWGGAIVVDVPSGEIMAWAQYPFFNPNTYKDASPLVYRNRMAADALEPGSTFKPFVMAAALQEKKINAGTAIDCEGGRWETKNFTIRDTSRQGVLPANKVLRYSSNIGMAKIGLMIGVPTFHKYLKELGFGQRTSVPVADSRGILRIPRDWSEVDIMSTSFGQSISVTGLQMAQAYLTLLNNGQYKALTLTREENNVDEVHPRVFSQATAREVMRMMRDVVEESDGTGKRARIEGIEVAGKTGTAQKADHRAGTYGSKRLASFVGFFPADKPKYLILVMVDEPTRNQYGGVVAAPVFKEIASRTLTFSGIMTNTKVASVEETPAATPTSGRRRGLKLASLDVPYAADSKKDVAPSQDDSMRLPGHLAKAGSRVPDVMGKSVRNAVELFARAGVVPELKGSGSRVVKQTPAPGSVWPEEDNKVEYILWLSER from the coding sequence ATGTTCAAATTCAATTCCCGCAAGGGTAATAGGCATACTGATGCCCCCAGAGCTGAAAAAGTGTCCCGTCCCGCCAAGCGCGCACGGGTTAATGCTTCTGAGGGCAAGGTTCGTTTCGCCTGGACAGAAAAATTTGATTGGGGCCGCATCCGCATCAAGATGGTTGTGGTCGTTTTCTGTCTGTTGTGGGCTGGCTTGTGGGGCCGGGCATGGTACCTCCAGATGGTTGAAGGGCCACGTCTGGCTGAACGGGCGCGCCGGCAGCACACGGCTTCCGAACTGGTCACCGGCCGCCGCGGCATGATTTTCGACCGCAATGGGCAAGTGCTGGCACGCAGCATTGAAGCGCGTTCTGTTTACGCGCGGCCACAGGAAATAGAAGACTTTAAGGCTATGGCCAATACGCTTGGCCCTATTTTGGGTATTGAGCCGCAGAAACTTTACGACGATCTTTCGCAAACCAAGCGCCGCTTTGTCTGGATCAAGCGCAAAGTGGACGATTTTACGGCTGAGGCGGTGCACAAAACCAACATTGCCGGTATTGGTCTTTCCAAAGAGTACGACCGTGTGTACCCCTTCAAGCATATGGCTGGTCAGGTGCTTGGGTTTGTTGGAATGGACGACAAAGGCCTTGAGGGCATCGAACGCTCGATGGAAGCCCGCTTGGGCTGCACCCCCACCAGGCAGATCGTGCAGCGTGATGCCATGGGCCGCCGTTTTTATTTGCACGAAGAGGGACAAAGCGAACCCCGCGGCCAGGATCTTACCCTGACCATTGACGTGCAGATGCAGTTTATAGTCGAAGAAGCCGTTGCCCGCGCCGTGAAAGAGTATGATGCCCGCTGGGGTGGAGCCATCGTTGTGGACGTTCCCTCTGGCGAAATTATGGCCTGGGCGCAGTATCCCTTTTTCAATCCCAATACCTACAAGGACGCCAGCCCGCTTGTATACCGGAACCGTATGGCGGCTGACGCGCTGGAACCGGGTTCTACGTTCAAACCCTTTGTTATGGCTGCCGCGCTTCAGGAAAAGAAGATCAACGCTGGCACTGCCATCGACTGCGAAGGTGGACGGTGGGAAACAAAGAACTTCACCATCCGCGACACGTCACGTCAGGGCGTACTGCCCGCCAACAAGGTGCTGCGCTATTCGTCCAACATTGGCATGGCCAAAATCGGGCTCATGATTGGCGTACCTACATTTCATAAGTATTTAAAGGAACTGGGCTTTGGTCAGCGCACAAGCGTGCCGGTGGCCGACAGCCGGGGCATATTGCGCATCCCCCGTGACTGGAGCGAGGTGGACATCATGTCCACGTCTTTCGGGCAGAGTATTTCAGTCACCGGACTGCAAATGGCCCAGGCTTACCTTACGTTGCTGAATAACGGCCAGTACAAGGCCCTTACGCTCACCCGAGAAGAAAATAATGTGGATGAGGTGCACCCGCGCGTCTTTTCCCAGGCCACCGCGCGTGAAGTCATGCGCATGATGCGTGACGTGGTGGAGGAAAGCGACGGTACTGGCAAGCGCGCCCGTATTGAAGGCATCGAGGTAGCTGGCAAGACTGGCACCGCCCAGAAGGCCGACCACCGCGCAGGAACTTACGGCAGCAAGCGTCTGGCTTCGTTTGTAGGCTTTTTTCCCGCAGACAAGCCCAAGTACCTCATTCTTGTGATGGTGGACGAACCCACCCGCAATCAGTACGGCGGCGTTGTGGCGGCACCTGTGTTCAAGGAAATAGCCAGCCGCACTCTCACGTTCTCGGGCATTATGACAAACACCAAGGTTGCCTCGGTTGAAGAAACACCTGCTGCCACGCCCACTTCCGGGCGCAGGCGCGGGCTCAAACTGGCCAGTCTTGATGTGCCCTATGCGGCAGATTCAAAGAAAGACGTTGCGCCATCTCAGGATGACAGCATGCGCCTGCCAGGGCATTTGGCCAAGGCGGGCAGCCGTGTGCCCGATGTTATGGGCAAGTCTGTACGCAACGCGGTTGAGCTCTTCGCGCGGGCTGGCGTAGTGCCGGAACTCAAGGGGTCGGGCAGCCGTGTGGTCAAGCAAACGCCTGCTCCAGGTTCTGTGTGGCCCGAAGAAGACAATAAGGTTGAATATATTCTGTGGCTTTCAGAAAGGTAA
- a CDS encoding UDP-N-acetylmuramoyl-L-alanyl-D-glutamate--2,6-diaminopimelate ligase — protein sequence MNREFAALLEECGRGGIEVRADSRQVGPGDVFVAVPGVKEDGAHFIPAAVEAGAGVIVCSSKGEEAAAAASAGRRVIYHADPREALWRLAQARWHTDTLPIRIVGVTGTNGKTTCTYLLERLFAQAGHKLGVMGTVSYRWPGHNEAAPLTTPDALSVHSMLAAMARDGVDVAVMEVSSHAIDQQRVCGVPFSGAAFTNLTQDHLDYHQGMENYFQAKARLFLELPRADKAMAVNADDAWGRRLLELCPTALSFGLQKGAPNRRHLWGELLSSTTEGCHLRMSLEDMRWELRSPLVGAFNASNLLAVQAVALEMGINPEAFKALESFTGVSGRLERVDNAQGLNVFVDYAHTPDALENVLKALRGAGFKRIVTVFGCGGNRDRTKRPIMGEAVARWSDVAVLTSDNPRFEEPEAILKDVLPGLASAKEVVVEVDRREATSKALSMLGKNDALLIAGKGHEDYQIIQGVKHHYSDQEVVREILGCA from the coding sequence ATGAATCGGGAATTTGCGGCCCTTTTGGAAGAGTGCGGGCGTGGCGGAATAGAAGTTCGCGCCGATTCGCGTCAGGTTGGCCCTGGCGATGTTTTTGTGGCCGTACCCGGAGTCAAGGAAGATGGGGCCCACTTTATTCCTGCCGCAGTTGAAGCCGGAGCCGGAGTTATAGTCTGTTCATCCAAAGGCGAAGAAGCTGCCGCAGCAGCCAGCGCCGGACGCCGGGTCATATACCATGCCGATCCGCGTGAAGCCCTCTGGCGGCTGGCCCAAGCCCGCTGGCATACAGACACCTTGCCCATCCGCATTGTTGGTGTTACAGGCACCAACGGCAAAACCACCTGCACATACCTGCTTGAACGTCTTTTCGCGCAGGCGGGGCATAAGCTCGGTGTAATGGGAACGGTGAGCTATCGCTGGCCCGGACACAACGAGGCCGCCCCGCTGACAACACCCGACGCCTTGAGCGTGCACTCCATGCTGGCGGCTATGGCCAGAGACGGAGTAGATGTGGCAGTTATGGAAGTATCTTCGCACGCCATAGATCAGCAGCGTGTATGTGGGGTGCCTTTTTCTGGCGCTGCGTTCACGAATCTGACTCAGGATCACCTTGATTATCATCAGGGAATGGAAAACTATTTCCAGGCCAAAGCACGGCTTTTTCTTGAACTGCCCCGCGCTGACAAGGCTATGGCCGTAAACGCTGACGATGCCTGGGGACGCCGCTTGCTTGAGCTGTGCCCCACGGCCCTCTCCTTTGGATTGCAGAAAGGAGCGCCCAACCGGCGGCACCTTTGGGGCGAATTGCTGTCCTCCACGACGGAAGGCTGCCATCTGCGGATGAGCCTTGAGGATATGCGCTGGGAGTTGCGGTCGCCGCTGGTGGGTGCGTTCAACGCTTCCAACCTGCTTGCCGTTCAGGCTGTGGCGCTGGAAATGGGCATCAATCCTGAAGCGTTCAAGGCTCTTGAAAGCTTCACTGGCGTAAGCGGCAGGCTTGAGCGGGTAGATAACGCTCAGGGACTCAATGTTTTTGTAGACTACGCCCATACCCCAGACGCGCTTGAGAATGTGCTCAAGGCTTTGCGCGGGGCCGGGTTCAAGCGCATTGTCACGGTCTTTGGCTGCGGCGGCAACCGCGACCGCACCAAGCGCCCCATCATGGGAGAAGCGGTGGCCCGCTGGTCGGATGTAGCTGTGCTGACTTCTGACAATCCGCGCTTTGAAGAACCGGAAGCCATTCTCAAGGATGTGCTGCCCGGCCTTGCTTCCGCCAAGGAAGTTGTTGTTGAGGTTGATCGCCGCGAGGCCACATCCAAGGCTCTTTCAATGCTTGGCAAGAATGACGCTCTGCTTATTGCCGGCAAAGGGCACGAAGATTATCAGATCATTCAGGGCGTAAAGCACCATTACAGCGATCAGGAAGTGGTGCGGGAGATACTCGGGTGCGCCTGA
- a CDS encoding UDP-N-acetylmuramoyl-tripeptide--D-alanyl-D-alanine ligase has translation MRLTVNEAAACLGLPQSAEPAANAVLTSVVTDSRAAGPGSLFVCVSGCRVDGHDFAAVAVGQGAGAVLASCPLPHITAPVFVVPDTVKALGCLAAQWRNHTRARVVGVTGTAGKTTVKEALAQILSLAGKTARTAMNHNNQIGMPRALLNTDGDEDFWVMEAGISQEGDMDDLGQVLRPDLALVLNAGAGHTEGLGEKGVAWHKARLLSYLAKGGKGLVCADYPDLAREAKATGADVRFFSVTGREVDFRAVYLGAATPPAGADASAAESYGKFQLWLEGTTLDVIAPFRGEYGAENVVAVAAAAHMLGVDASTIAQGLAAAHMPAQRFNQVQSGFWLIIDDTYNANPLSMRRMLEAAAEQAGPRPFVAVLGAMLELGAQAAAEHEALGQRLAKLNPAAIVWKGPHAEDVRAGLTKAGYTGPWQAVDDAEDFKKAWHALQENGLEAKARANGGVVLFKGSRSNKLETLMTALTDRHES, from the coding sequence GTGCGCCTGACTGTAAATGAAGCTGCGGCCTGTCTGGGACTGCCGCAATCTGCAGAACCAGCGGCAAACGCTGTTCTGACGTCAGTTGTGACTGACAGTAGGGCCGCTGGGCCGGGGTCCCTCTTTGTCTGCGTTTCGGGATGCAGAGTGGACGGGCACGATTTTGCCGCTGTGGCCGTGGGGCAAGGCGCTGGCGCTGTGCTGGCCTCGTGCCCGCTGCCTCACATTACCGCGCCCGTTTTTGTGGTGCCTGATACCGTCAAAGCCCTGGGTTGTCTGGCTGCCCAATGGCGCAACCATACCCGCGCCCGCGTTGTAGGCGTAACTGGCACGGCAGGGAAAACCACGGTTAAAGAAGCTTTGGCCCAGATACTGTCCCTTGCTGGAAAAACTGCCCGTACCGCCATGAACCATAATAACCAGATCGGCATGCCCCGTGCTCTTCTGAACACAGATGGCGATGAAGACTTCTGGGTCATGGAAGCGGGTATCAGCCAGGAAGGCGATATGGACGATCTGGGGCAGGTGCTGCGCCCGGATCTGGCCCTCGTGCTCAACGCCGGGGCGGGCCATACAGAAGGTCTTGGCGAAAAAGGCGTCGCCTGGCACAAGGCCCGGCTGCTCAGTTACCTTGCCAAGGGCGGCAAGGGGCTGGTTTGCGCTGATTATCCTGATCTGGCGCGCGAGGCGAAAGCCACCGGGGCCGATGTGCGTTTTTTCAGCGTCACCGGACGCGAAGTGGATTTTCGGGCGGTCTACCTTGGCGCTGCTACGCCCCCTGCGGGCGCAGACGCATCCGCCGCTGAGTCGTATGGAAAGTTTCAACTTTGGCTTGAGGGCACTACGCTTGATGTCATAGCCCCCTTCAGGGGAGAATACGGCGCGGAAAACGTGGTGGCCGTGGCTGCTGCAGCCCACATGCTTGGCGTTGACGCCAGCACCATTGCACAGGGGCTTGCCGCCGCCCACATGCCAGCACAGCGTTTTAATCAGGTCCAGTCTGGTTTCTGGTTGATTATTGACGACACATATAATGCCAACCCCCTCTCCATGCGGCGCATGCTTGAAGCCGCCGCCGAACAGGCAGGCCCGCGCCCCTTTGTGGCTGTGCTGGGAGCCATGCTCGAACTGGGCGCACAGGCCGCAGCGGAACACGAAGCCCTGGGACAGCGGCTGGCGAAGCTCAATCCGGCTGCCATTGTGTGGAAAGGCCCGCATGCCGAAGATGTGCGCGCAGGCTTGACCAAGGCTGGTTATACTGGCCCCTGGCAGGCCGTAGATGATGCAGAAGATTTTAAAAAAGCCTGGCATGCCTTGCAGGAAAATGGCCTTGAGGCCAAAGCCCGTGCCAATGGCGGCGTGGTTCTGTTCAAGGGATCGCGCAGCAACAAGCTTGAAACACTCATGACCGCCCTGACCGACAGGCATGAGTCATAG
- the mraY gene encoding phospho-N-acetylmuramoyl-pentapeptide-transferase, producing the protein MFYNFLSPLASEWTFFNVFRYITFRSMAALMTALLISIILGPRFIAWLRRLKCGQYIHEDVAAHACKAGTPTMGGLLMLFSLSVSLLLWADLTNIYIWQAFFVFAGFGAIGLWDDMTKLRHHKNRGISGKAKIAGQLGIACVAMLLLFANPDYSSKLTIPFFKEVTFDLGWFYLPFGVFVMVAASNAVNLTDGLDGLAIGPSIVACIVFSIFIYITGNARFAGYLLVPYMPGVGEVTVFCAALVGAGLGFLWFNAYPAQVFMGDVGSLSIGGVLGYLALLCKQELVLAVVGGLFVAETLSVIVQVGYFRWTGGKRFFRMAPLHHHFELKGVPESKIIIRFWITSILLGLMALSVLKLR; encoded by the coding sequence ATGTTTTATAACTTTCTTTCTCCCCTCGCTTCTGAATGGACATTTTTCAATGTCTTTCGTTACATCACCTTCCGTTCTATGGCTGCGCTTATGACGGCCCTGCTCATTTCCATAATTCTTGGGCCTCGCTTTATCGCGTGGCTGCGCCGCCTGAAATGCGGCCAGTACATTCACGAAGATGTGGCTGCTCACGCATGCAAGGCTGGTACTCCCACTATGGGGGGCCTGCTCATGCTGTTCAGCCTTTCTGTGAGCCTGCTTTTGTGGGCTGACCTCACAAACATCTATATCTGGCAGGCATTTTTTGTTTTTGCCGGTTTTGGGGCCATTGGGCTTTGGGACGACATGACCAAGCTGCGGCACCACAAAAACCGGGGGATTTCGGGCAAAGCCAAAATTGCGGGGCAGCTTGGCATCGCCTGCGTGGCCATGCTGCTGCTTTTTGCCAACCCCGACTACAGCAGCAAACTCACCATTCCCTTCTTCAAGGAAGTGACCTTTGACCTTGGCTGGTTTTACCTGCCGTTTGGTGTTTTTGTTATGGTGGCTGCCTCAAATGCGGTCAATCTTACAGACGGGCTTGATGGGCTTGCCATTGGGCCATCCATTGTCGCCTGCATCGTGTTTTCCATTTTCATCTACATTACAGGCAACGCGCGGTTTGCAGGCTATTTGCTGGTTCCGTACATGCCCGGCGTAGGTGAAGTTACGGTTTTTTGCGCTGCCCTTGTGGGCGCTGGTTTGGGCTTTCTATGGTTCAACGCCTATCCCGCCCAGGTTTTTATGGGCGATGTGGGTTCGCTTTCCATTGGCGGCGTGCTCGGCTATCTGGCTCTGCTTTGCAAGCAGGAACTTGTTCTTGCGGTTGTGGGCGGGCTTTTTGTGGCCGAAACCCTCTCTGTCATTGTACAGGTGGGCTACTTTCGCTGGACAGGCGGTAAACGGTTTTTTCGTATGGCCCCCTTGCATCACCATTTTGAACTCAAGGGCGTGCCTGAATCCAAGATTATTATCCGCTTCTGGATCACGTCAATTCTGTTAGGCCTCATGGCGCTTTCTGTCCTGAAGCTGCGTTGA
- the murD gene encoding UDP-N-acetylmuramoyl-L-alanine--D-glutamate ligase: protein MALEKMRGRRISVGEKAVVVGAGRSGLAAARLLNREGARVHLLDSNADAFSSRQDLARELGQLGIVIELGPHSSAQFENAAFVVPSPGMPVARLAGLVDEERTEILAEMELAWRYLDNEPVLAITGTSGKTTTASLAAAMLHEQGYAVFLGGNIGTPLSEYVLSGRKADVLVLEISSFQLQTCTTFCPRVGILLNITPNHLDYHKDMEEYTEAKFRLFRCQDEGDLAVLGENLRDQADKHGLKARQVYINAADRFPKSSLIGSHNRINEEAAWQACRFFGVSEENAARAVARFAPLAHRLERVREHNGVLYVNDSKCTTVSSLKVALEAFDRPVRLLCGGKFKGGDLAGLADLLKSKVCEVALFGASREYFEKAWQGIVPMTWHPALEPAIKHLTAGAHAGDVILMAPATSSFDLYANYEERGKDFKRIVGKLL from the coding sequence ATGGCACTGGAAAAAATGCGCGGCAGGCGTATAAGCGTTGGCGAAAAGGCCGTAGTCGTCGGTGCTGGGCGGTCGGGCCTTGCTGCCGCAAGACTTTTGAACCGTGAGGGTGCACGGGTGCACCTTCTGGACAGCAACGCCGACGCCTTTTCCAGCCGGCAAGATCTGGCGCGGGAACTGGGGCAGCTCGGTATTGTTATTGAGCTTGGTCCCCACAGCTCCGCGCAGTTTGAAAACGCAGCCTTTGTAGTGCCGAGCCCTGGCATGCCAGTGGCGCGCCTTGCGGGGCTGGTTGACGAAGAAAGAACAGAAATTCTGGCCGAGATGGAACTGGCCTGGCGCTATCTGGACAACGAGCCTGTTCTTGCCATTACGGGCACCAGCGGCAAGACCACAACAGCCTCACTTGCGGCGGCCATGCTGCACGAGCAGGGGTACGCTGTTTTTCTTGGCGGAAACATCGGCACGCCCTTGTCGGAATATGTGCTGTCGGGCCGTAAGGCCGACGTTCTGGTGCTGGAAATTTCGAGTTTTCAGTTGCAGACATGCACCACCTTCTGCCCGCGAGTGGGGATTCTGCTCAATATTACGCCCAATCATCTGGATTATCACAAAGATATGGAGGAATACACGGAAGCCAAATTCCGTTTGTTCCGCTGCCAGGATGAGGGTGATCTGGCCGTACTTGGCGAAAATCTGCGCGATCAGGCAGACAAGCACGGTCTCAAGGCGCGTCAGGTCTATATCAATGCTGCTGACCGTTTTCCCAAGAGCAGCCTCATTGGTTCTCACAACCGCATTAACGAGGAAGCCGCGTGGCAGGCCTGCCGTTTCTTTGGCGTCAGTGAAGAAAACGCGGCAAGGGCTGTGGCCCGGTTTGCCCCGTTGGCGCACCGCCTTGAACGTGTGCGCGAACACAATGGCGTGCTGTATGTAAATGATTCCAAGTGCACCACAGTCTCTTCGCTCAAAGTGGCCCTTGAGGCTTTTGACCGTCCGGTACGCCTTTTATGCGGCGGAAAATTCAAAGGCGGCGATCTGGCTGGTTTGGCGGATCTGCTGAAGAGCAAGGTTTGCGAAGTGGCCCTGTTTGGCGCAAGCCGCGAGTACTTTGAAAAAGCCTGGCAAGGAATCGTGCCAATGACCTGGCACCCGGCTCTGGAACCGGCAATAAAGCATCTGACCGCAGGCGCACACGCTGGCGATGTTATTCTTATGGCCCCAGCCACTTCAAGTTTCGACCTTTACGCCAACTATGAAGAGCGCGGCAAGGATTTCAAGCGCATAGTGGGTAAACTGCTATGA